A window of the Streptosporangiales bacterium genome harbors these coding sequences:
- a CDS encoding sigma-70 family RNA polymerase sigma factor, with translation MTISQLTDLDLEDLVPLAVDGDPRATEELLGRLRPLVLRYCRARLGRVGGSFDQADDVAQEVCVAVLAALPRYRDEGKPFTALVFGIAARKVVDHHRVAARTAYPTEDLPEREDGAPGPEELMLRGADAERARALLDQLPENLRHLLMLRVAAGLSAEETGQALEMSPGAVRVAQHRALARLRTLVGQDQDHEHSPQPDSESPNPRGRHRAQRQRKRGKEVTT, from the coding sequence CTGACGATCTCACAGTTGACCGATCTCGATCTCGAGGATCTCGTCCCTCTCGCCGTTGACGGGGATCCTCGAGCGACAGAGGAGTTGCTCGGCCGGCTGCGTCCTTTGGTGCTCAGGTACTGTCGCGCGCGGCTGGGCCGTGTAGGAGGTTCGTTCGACCAAGCCGATGACGTCGCGCAGGAGGTGTGTGTGGCCGTCCTGGCTGCGCTACCGCGCTACCGGGACGAGGGCAAGCCGTTCACGGCCCTCGTCTTCGGCATTGCCGCGCGCAAGGTCGTCGATCACCACCGCGTCGCCGCGCGCACCGCGTACCCGACCGAGGATCTGCCCGAACGCGAGGACGGCGCACCCGGTCCCGAAGAGCTCATGCTGCGCGGCGCCGACGCCGAGCGCGCACGCGCCCTGCTCGACCAGCTCCCGGAGAACCTCAGGCACCTCCTGATGCTCCGGGTCGCGGCGGGCCTGTCCGCCGAAGAGACCGGCCAGGCGCTCGAGATGAGCCCTGGCGCCGTGCGAGTGGCCCAGCACCGGGCCCTCGCGCGACTCCGTACCCTCGTGGGGCAGGATCAGGACCACGAGCACAGCCCGCAGCCCGACTCCGAGTCCCCCAACCCCCGGGGGCGTCACCGGGCGCAGAGACAGCGCAAGCGCGGTAAGGAGGTGACGACGTGA
- the guaB gene encoding IMP dehydrogenase, whose protein sequence is MDLTGVSEKFARLGLTFDDVLLLPGASDVLPSGADTSTRVSRRVVLRVPLASSPMDTVTEARMAIAMARQGGIGVLHRNLSIDDQASQVDLVKRSEAGMVTNPVTCSPDDILGAVDKMCALYRISGAPVVDAAGVLVGIVTNRDMRFERDETRPVREVMTPMPLVTAAPDVDADEAFRLLRTHKVEKLPLVDAAGRLQGLITVKDFVKRDQYPGATKDADGRLVVAAAIGVGEDAYKRARSLVDADVDLLVVDTSHGHANAVIEMVRRLKKDTDVDVVGGNVATAAGAQALVDAGVDGVKVGVGPGSICTTRVVAGVGAPQITAIHEAASVCKPAGVPVIGDGGLQYSGDIAKAIVAGADTVMLGSLLAGCEESPGELLFINGKQFKSYRGMGSLGAMESRGGQKSYSKDRYMQDDVMSDDKLVPEGIEGQVPYRGPLSAVAYQLIGGLRLAMGYVGAQTIPEMYEKGRFTRITAAGLTESHPHDIAMTVEAPNYHGR, encoded by the coding sequence ATGGACCTCACCGGTGTTTCCGAGAAGTTCGCTCGACTGGGGCTCACGTTCGACGACGTCCTGCTGCTGCCAGGTGCGTCCGACGTGCTGCCGAGCGGCGCCGATACGTCGACCAGGGTGTCGAGACGTGTGGTGCTGCGCGTGCCGCTCGCGTCGTCGCCCATGGACACCGTCACCGAAGCGCGGATGGCGATCGCGATGGCACGGCAGGGTGGCATCGGGGTGCTGCACCGCAACCTGTCCATCGACGACCAGGCGTCGCAGGTCGACCTGGTGAAGCGGTCCGAGGCCGGCATGGTCACCAACCCGGTCACCTGCTCGCCCGACGACATCCTCGGCGCCGTCGACAAGATGTGCGCGCTCTACCGCATCTCTGGCGCACCGGTCGTCGACGCAGCCGGAGTGCTCGTCGGCATCGTGACCAACCGCGACATGCGGTTCGAGCGCGACGAGACCAGGCCCGTGCGTGAGGTCATGACGCCGATGCCGCTCGTCACCGCGGCGCCCGACGTCGATGCCGACGAGGCGTTCCGGTTGCTGCGTACGCACAAGGTGGAGAAGCTGCCACTCGTCGACGCGGCCGGTCGGCTGCAGGGACTCATCACCGTCAAGGACTTCGTCAAGCGCGACCAGTACCCGGGCGCCACCAAGGATGCGGACGGACGTCTCGTGGTCGCCGCCGCGATCGGGGTCGGGGAGGACGCGTACAAGCGCGCGCGCTCTCTCGTCGACGCGGACGTCGACCTGCTCGTCGTCGACACCTCGCACGGGCACGCGAACGCCGTGATCGAGATGGTGCGCAGGCTGAAGAAGGACACCGACGTCGACGTGGTCGGCGGTAACGTCGCCACCGCGGCAGGGGCGCAGGCGCTCGTCGACGCCGGTGTCGACGGTGTCAAGGTCGGGGTCGGGCCGGGGTCGATCTGCACCACCAGGGTCGTCGCCGGGGTGGGCGCACCACAGATCACCGCGATCCACGAGGCTGCCTCGGTGTGCAAGCCCGCCGGTGTGCCCGTCATCGGTGACGGCGGCCTGCAGTACTCCGGTGACATCGCCAAGGCGATCGTCGCCGGTGCCGACACCGTGATGCTGGGCAGCCTGCTCGCCGGGTGCGAGGAGAGCCCTGGCGAGCTGCTGTTCATCAACGGCAAGCAGTTCAAGTCGTACCGCGGCATGGGCTCGCTCGGCGCGATGGAGAGCCGCGGCGGGCAGAAGTCCTACTCCAAGGACAGGTACATGCAGGACGACGTCATGTCCGACGACAAGCTCGTGCCCGAGGGCATCGAGGGGCAGGTGCCGTACCGTGGGCCGCTGTCGGCCGTGGCGTACCAGCTGATCGGTGGGCTACGGCTCGCGATGGGGTACGTCGGCGCGCAGACGATCCCGGAGATGTACGAGAAGGGCCGGTTCACCCGGATCACCGCCGCGGGGCTCACCGAGAGCCACCCGCACGACATCGCGATGACCGTCGAGGCCCCCAACTACCACGGCCGCTGA
- a CDS encoding GuaB3 family IMP dehydrogenase-related protein, with protein MNDVEIGRGKRGRVAYGFEDVAIVPSRRTRDPEEVSVAWQIDAYRFEMPLVVPPMDSVVSPQTAITVGRLGGLAVLDLEGLWTRYDDPEPLLAEVGELPEDVATKRLQEIYAEPVKEELIGRRIEEVRRGGVIVAGALTPQRTAQYYKAVIDAGADIFVIRGTTVSAEHVSSRSEPLNLKQFIYELDVPVVVGGCATYQAAQHLMRTGAAGVLVGFGGGSAHTTRKVLGVAVPMATAIADVAAARRDYLDESGGRYVHVIADGGMARSGDVTKAIACGADAVMVGSPLARSAEAPGRGWHWGAEATHGELPRGERVHVGTVGSLEQVLLGPSKVSDGSMNFVGALRRAMATTGYSELKEFQRVEVVVDPGH; from the coding sequence GTGAACGACGTCGAGATCGGCCGGGGCAAACGTGGGCGCGTGGCGTACGGGTTCGAGGACGTCGCCATCGTGCCGTCGCGGCGCACCCGCGACCCCGAGGAGGTCTCGGTCGCCTGGCAGATCGACGCGTACCGGTTCGAGATGCCGCTGGTGGTCCCGCCGATGGACAGCGTCGTCTCGCCGCAGACCGCGATCACCGTCGGGCGGCTCGGCGGTCTCGCCGTGCTCGACCTCGAGGGCCTGTGGACCCGGTACGACGACCCGGAGCCGCTGCTCGCGGAGGTGGGCGAGCTGCCCGAGGACGTCGCGACCAAGCGGCTCCAGGAGATCTACGCCGAGCCGGTCAAGGAGGAGCTGATCGGTCGCCGGATCGAGGAGGTCAGGCGGGGCGGCGTGATCGTCGCCGGCGCGCTGACGCCGCAGCGGACCGCCCAGTACTACAAGGCGGTCATCGACGCGGGCGCCGACATCTTCGTGATCCGCGGCACCACGGTGTCGGCCGAGCACGTGTCGAGCCGCTCCGAGCCGTTGAACCTCAAGCAGTTCATCTACGAGCTCGACGTCCCCGTCGTCGTCGGCGGATGTGCCACGTACCAGGCGGCGCAGCACCTGATGCGCACCGGTGCGGCCGGCGTGCTCGTCGGCTTCGGTGGCGGGTCGGCGCACACGACCCGCAAGGTGCTCGGTGTCGCCGTGCCGATGGCGACGGCGATCGCCGACGTCGCGGCGGCGCGGCGCGACTACCTCGACGAGTCCGGCGGCAGGTACGTCCACGTCATCGCCGACGGCGGCATGGCCAGGAGCGGCGACGTCACCAAGGCGATCGCGTGCGGCGCCGACGCCGTCATGGTGGGCTCGCCGCTCGCGCGCTCGGCCGAGGCGCCGGGACGCGGCTGGCACTGGGGCGCCGAGGCCACGCACGGCGAGCTGCCCCGCGGCGAGCGCGTCCACGTCGGCACGGTCGGCTCGCTGGAGCAGGTGCTGCTCGGGCCGTCCAAGGTGTCCGACGGGTCGATGAACTTCGTCGGCGCCCTGCGCCGGGCGATGGCGACGACGGGGTACTCCGAGCTCAAGGAGTTCCAGCGCGTCGAGGTCGTGGTCGACCCCGGGCACTGA
- a CDS encoding alcohol dehydrogenase catalytic domain-containing protein, translated as MRALTVVPGRSEVASVVEVEEPVPAEGELLVQGVALGICGTDREIASGAYGWAPPGRDRLVLGHESAGRVLDAPTGSGFAAGDLVVGVVRRPDPEPCGACARGEFDMCRNGGYTERGIKRLDGYGSERWTVEPGYAVRVDAALDRVAVLVEPTSVVAKAWEQIERIGARSWFEPRTVLVTGAGPIGLLAALLGVQRGLDVHVLDRVTAGPKPRLVADLGADYHHGDMAEVASALRPDIVIEATGVDRLVFDAMAHTAPYGIVCLTGVSSAGRTLTTDMGGLNRELVLENDVVIGSVNANRRHYELATAALTRADRGWLDRLVRRIPLADFADAMTPRDDDVKVVLDLDT; from the coding sequence ATGCGTGCGTTGACGGTCGTTCCCGGTCGGTCCGAGGTCGCTTCCGTGGTCGAGGTCGAGGAGCCGGTACCCGCCGAGGGCGAGCTGCTGGTGCAGGGCGTCGCACTCGGCATCTGCGGCACCGACCGTGAGATCGCGTCGGGCGCGTACGGGTGGGCGCCGCCGGGACGTGACCGGCTGGTGCTGGGGCACGAGTCGGCGGGGCGGGTGCTCGACGCGCCTACCGGCAGCGGGTTCGCCGCCGGCGATCTCGTCGTCGGCGTGGTGCGTCGGCCCGATCCCGAGCCGTGCGGAGCGTGTGCCCGCGGGGAGTTCGACATGTGCCGCAACGGCGGCTACACCGAGCGCGGCATCAAGCGGCTCGACGGGTATGGCAGCGAACGCTGGACGGTCGAGCCCGGGTACGCGGTCCGCGTCGACGCTGCGCTCGACCGCGTGGCGGTCCTCGTCGAGCCCACGTCGGTGGTGGCCAAGGCATGGGAGCAGATCGAGCGGATCGGGGCGCGCTCGTGGTTCGAGCCGCGTACGGTCCTGGTCACCGGCGCGGGTCCCATCGGACTGCTCGCCGCGCTGCTCGGCGTTCAACGCGGCCTCGACGTGCACGTGCTCGACCGGGTGACGGCGGGCCCCAAGCCTCGCCTGGTCGCCGATCTCGGCGCCGACTACCACCATGGCGACATGGCCGAGGTCGCGAGCGCGCTCCGCCCCGACATCGTCATCGAGGCGACCGGCGTCGACCGGCTCGTCTTCGACGCCATGGCCCACACCGCGCCGTACGGCATCGTCTGCCTGACCGGTGTGTCGTCGGCCGGCCGCACCCTCACGACCGACATGGGGGGTCTCAACCGCGAGCTCGTGCTCGAGAACGACGTCGTCATCGGCTCGGTCAACGCCAACCGGCGTCACTACGAGCTCGCGACGGCCGCTCTCACCCGCGCCGATCGCGGCTGGCTCGACCGGCTCGTCCGGCGGATCCCGCTGGCCGACTTCGCCGACGCGATGACGCCGCGCGACGACGACGTGAAGGTCGTGCTCGACCTCGACACCTGA
- a CDS encoding fumarylacetoacetate hydrolase gives MGDLLTRPLGEITALVEGASGPGRDLGDLVPLPPTDGLMEVWAAGVTYQRSREARTEESTQADAYTAVYDAKRPELFFKSVPWRVVTDGEPIAVREDSGLDVPEAELALVLNAYAEVVGYTVCDDVSSRTIEGENPLYLPQAKVYAGSCALAAGVRPAWEVADPNDLAVSLTVERDGGVVWEGHTSTARLHRTFADLVEHLFREAPFPQGVILATGTGIVPEMSFTLRPGDRVTMEVAEVGHLSNPVVAGKDAMSWLVAAATDPRERASVRLRR, from the coding sequence ATGGGCGACCTGCTGACCCGGCCGCTCGGCGAGATCACCGCGCTCGTCGAGGGCGCGTCCGGTCCCGGGCGCGACCTCGGCGACCTGGTGCCGCTGCCGCCGACGGACGGCCTGATGGAGGTGTGGGCGGCCGGTGTCACGTACCAGCGTTCCCGGGAGGCGCGGACGGAGGAGAGCACGCAGGCCGACGCCTACACCGCCGTCTACGACGCGAAGCGGCCGGAGCTGTTCTTCAAGTCGGTGCCATGGCGCGTGGTCACCGACGGCGAACCGATCGCGGTACGCGAGGACTCCGGGCTCGACGTGCCCGAGGCGGAGCTCGCGCTCGTCCTCAACGCTTACGCCGAGGTCGTCGGCTACACCGTCTGCGACGACGTCAGCTCGCGGACGATCGAGGGCGAGAACCCCCTCTACCTGCCGCAGGCGAAGGTCTATGCGGGATCCTGCGCGCTCGCGGCCGGCGTCCGTCCGGCATGGGAGGTCGCCGACCCGAACGACCTTGCCGTCTCCCTCACCGTGGAGCGCGACGGGGGCGTCGTCTGGGAGGGCCACACCTCCACGGCCAGGCTGCACCGCACCTTCGCCGACCTCGTCGAGCACCTCTTCCGCGAGGCGCCGTTCCCGCAGGGCGTGATCCTGGCGACCGGCACCGGGATCGTCCCGGAGATGTCGTTCACCCTGCGGCCCGGCGACCGGGTGACGATGGAGGTCGCCGAGGTCGGCCACCTCAGCAACCCGGTGGTGGCCGGCAAGGACGCGATGTCCTGGCTGGTGGCCGCGGCGACCGACCCGCGCGAGCGGGCGTCGGTCCGTCTGCGCCGTTGA